One Synechococcus sp. JA-2-3B'a(2-13) genomic window carries:
- the tsaE gene encoding tRNA (adenosine(37)-N6)-threonylcarbamoyltransferase complex ATPase subunit type 1 TsaE: protein MASEQNEELWQQASPLLLPSAAATQSLGALVAQAALGFLAPSGQQKSPPPSRSLGSTSGLVILLEGNLGSGKTTFVQGLGQGLGIPEPIDSPTFVLVQEYHTGRIPLFHCDLYRLETSSAARAGGKEFTLLEDLGLEELWSQGGITAIEWPQYLRHLPATYLWLRLQPHPQQEGARLLHVKGKGSQTGHLWQQVLSQFTQQNLEEGIHFSS from the coding sequence ATGGCCAGCGAACAGAATGAAGAGCTCTGGCAGCAAGCCTCCCCTCTGCTGCTGCCATCCGCCGCTGCTACCCAATCACTAGGGGCCCTCGTAGCTCAAGCCGCCCTTGGCTTCCTCGCCCCTTCAGGTCAACAAAAATCTCCCCCTCCCAGCCGCAGCCTCGGCTCCACTTCCGGCTTGGTCATTCTTCTCGAAGGTAATCTGGGCAGCGGCAAAACCACCTTTGTGCAGGGACTAGGGCAGGGCTTGGGGATCCCTGAACCCATCGACAGCCCCACCTTCGTGCTGGTGCAGGAATACCACACCGGACGGATCCCTCTTTTCCATTGCGATCTCTACCGCCTAGAGACCTCTTCTGCCGCTCGCGCCGGTGGGAAAGAATTCACACTCCTAGAAGACCTAGGGCTAGAAGAACTTTGGAGCCAAGGTGGGATCACCGCTATTGAGTGGCCCCAGTACCTCCGCCATCTGCCTGCGACCTACCTCTGGCTGCGCCTACAGCCCCATCCCCAGCAGGAAGGAGCCCGCCTTCTACACGTCAAGGGAAAGGGATCCCAGACTGGCCACCTTTGGCAGCAAGTTCTTTCTCAATTCACTCAGCAAAACCTCGAAGAAGGGATCCACTTCTCCTCCTGA
- a CDS encoding 16S rRNA (cytosine(967)-C(5))-methyltransferase, with product MNARQLALLALQKIERQNAYADLVLGHLLANSSLIPADRHLVSELVYGITRRRRTLDALIDCLAQRPAHKQPPDLRLILHLGLYQLAFLDQIPASAAIHTSVELARQMGLGSLTGVVNGILRAYQRQVLDQPEKDPLKPLEDTLPADPIQALGIRHSFPDWLVSLWWERLGPVETEQLCAWFNQPPHLDLRVNPLRADVNKVIQALAAAGIPALPISEVPGALRLQDHAGDITALPGFAQGWWSVQDASAQQVVHWLDPQPGERVIDCCAAPGGKTTQIAQHMQDRGEIWALDRHPHRLRRLEENRQRLGLSSIRPLAIDLLSLSAAADRVSGTESLPPAPLPPWQSADRVLLDAPCSGLGTLHRHADARWRQTPERIPELAHLQAQLLQVAARWLKPGGVLVYATCTLHPAENEEIIQAFLDSHPNWAAEGDPLLIWPHRQDRDGFFIQRLRRSGY from the coding sequence ATGAACGCGCGCCAACTGGCTCTGTTGGCTCTGCAGAAAATCGAGCGCCAAAACGCCTATGCCGACCTGGTTCTGGGGCATTTGTTGGCCAACAGCAGCCTGATCCCCGCCGACCGGCATCTGGTCAGCGAGCTGGTGTATGGCATTACCCGCCGTCGCCGCACCCTCGATGCCTTGATCGATTGCCTTGCCCAGCGTCCTGCCCACAAGCAGCCCCCCGATTTGCGACTGATTTTGCATCTCGGCCTCTACCAACTGGCTTTTTTGGATCAGATCCCGGCCAGTGCTGCCATCCATACCAGCGTGGAATTGGCCCGCCAGATGGGGCTGGGATCCCTGACAGGGGTGGTGAACGGCATCTTGCGCGCCTACCAGCGGCAAGTGTTGGATCAGCCAGAGAAGGATCCCCTCAAGCCCCTCGAGGACACTCTGCCAGCCGACCCAATTCAGGCTTTGGGGATCCGGCACAGCTTTCCCGACTGGTTGGTGAGCCTATGGTGGGAGCGCCTGGGGCCGGTGGAAACGGAGCAGTTGTGTGCTTGGTTTAATCAGCCACCCCACCTGGATTTGCGGGTCAACCCACTGCGGGCAGATGTGAATAAAGTCATTCAAGCCTTGGCAGCAGCCGGGATCCCTGCCCTCCCCATCTCCGAGGTGCCGGGTGCCTTGCGACTTCAGGATCATGCCGGCGACATCACGGCCCTGCCCGGCTTTGCCCAGGGTTGGTGGAGCGTTCAAGATGCCAGTGCCCAGCAGGTGGTGCATTGGCTGGATCCCCAGCCAGGGGAGCGGGTGATCGACTGCTGCGCTGCTCCGGGCGGCAAGACCACCCAAATAGCCCAACACATGCAGGATCGGGGGGAAATCTGGGCTTTGGATCGCCACCCCCACCGTCTGCGGCGCCTGGAGGAAAATAGGCAGCGCCTGGGCTTGAGCTCAATCCGTCCCCTGGCCATCGACCTGTTATCCCTGAGCGCTGCTGCCGATCGCGTCAGCGGGACGGAGTCCTTACCCCCTGCCCCCTTGCCCCCCTGGCAGAGTGCTGACCGCGTACTGCTGGATGCCCCCTGCTCCGGCCTAGGCACCTTGCACCGCCATGCTGACGCTCGCTGGCGGCAGACTCCAGAGCGGATCCCTGAATTGGCCCACCTGCAAGCTCAGCTTCTGCAGGTGGCAGCCCGTTGGCTTAAGCCGGGCGGAGTGTTGGTGTACGCCACCTGTACGCTGCATCCTGCCGAAAACGAGGAGATCATTCAAGCCTTTCTCGACAGCCACCCCAATTGGGCTGCTGAAGGGGATCCCCTGCTCATCTGGCCCCACCGGCAGGATCGGGATGGATTTTTTATCCAACGGCTGCGCCGCTCCGGTTACTAA
- a CDS encoding TrmH family RNA methyltransferase, whose product MASELLTSPKNPWIRKLRQLHRSKGRREQGAFLVEGSHLIEEALRVGWPLQALCYTPDWASRHPHLLADLPKGLRRQPVSSEVMAALCTTESPEGAVAVAVSWQISSPPLSKLRLGLVVETLQDPGNLGSLIRVVAAAGADGLWLSADSVDPENPKVLRASAGQWFRRPPQVVPDLAAWIQSCRCHGIQVLAATLSPTANCYWDQDLTRPTLFLLGNEGAGLREATIQQADAQVRIPMAEGVESLNVAMTGGLLLYEALRQRRSRSGSAP is encoded by the coding sequence ATGGCTTCTGAGCTGCTGACCAGTCCGAAAAACCCCTGGATCCGCAAGTTGCGGCAGTTGCACCGCAGCAAAGGCCGGCGGGAACAGGGCGCCTTTTTGGTGGAGGGATCCCATCTCATCGAAGAAGCCCTGCGGGTCGGCTGGCCTTTGCAAGCCCTCTGCTACACGCCCGACTGGGCCAGCCGTCACCCTCACCTGCTGGCCGATCTGCCCAAGGGCCTACGGCGGCAACCCGTCAGCTCAGAAGTCATGGCAGCGCTCTGTACCACCGAGTCTCCCGAAGGAGCTGTGGCCGTGGCCGTCAGTTGGCAGATTTCCTCTCCCCCCCTGTCCAAGTTACGTTTGGGCCTTGTGGTGGAAACGCTGCAAGATCCAGGCAATTTGGGATCCCTAATCCGAGTCGTGGCCGCCGCAGGAGCCGACGGCCTTTGGCTAAGCGCAGACAGCGTCGATCCCGAAAACCCCAAAGTCTTGCGGGCCTCTGCCGGCCAGTGGTTTCGCCGTCCGCCCCAAGTCGTGCCCGACCTAGCCGCCTGGATCCAGAGCTGCCGTTGCCACGGGATCCAAGTCTTGGCTGCTACCCTCTCCCCCACAGCAAACTGCTACTGGGATCAAGATCTCACCCGCCCTACCCTTTTTCTCCTGGGCAACGAAGGGGCTGGCCTGAGGGAAGCGACTATCCAACAGGCCGATGCCCAGGTGCGGATCCCGATGGCCGAGGGTGTCGAATCTCTGAACGTCGCTATGACGGGGGGGTTGTTGCTCTACGAGGCCCTGCGCCAGCGGCGATCTCGCTCAGGAAGCGCTCCCTGA
- the lgt gene encoding prolipoprotein diacylglyceryl transferase, with the protein MTLVLQSPGPVVFSWGPLSLRWYGLLIGLAMVLGLLLARHLAARRGLPPSSMPDLLVWLVVGSLPLARLYYVAFEWERYRDGPWWQVLALWQGGIAIHGALIGGSAALYLFARRHRLSFWLLADCLVPSLSLGQGIGRWGNFFNNEAYGKVLPPDSPLWVQLQLPDGSRVHPTFLYESLWNFGLFGLLLFLSYRRQLPPGTLLGLYLVGYSLGRFWIEGLRTDSLMLGSLRVAQGVSLLLIGAGLAAILTAPKRVSVHPNEATSSPGIPAPKEL; encoded by the coding sequence ATGACTTTGGTCTTACAATCCCCCGGCCCGGTTGTGTTTAGTTGGGGGCCGCTCAGCCTGCGCTGGTATGGCTTATTGATCGGCCTGGCAATGGTGTTGGGCTTGCTCCTGGCTCGCCATCTGGCAGCTCGGCGTGGCCTTCCCCCCAGTTCCATGCCTGATCTGCTGGTGTGGTTGGTGGTTGGATCCCTGCCCCTTGCTCGCCTGTACTATGTGGCCTTTGAGTGGGAACGCTATCGAGATGGCCCTTGGTGGCAGGTCTTGGCCCTCTGGCAGGGGGGCATTGCCATTCACGGTGCCTTGATCGGCGGCAGTGCGGCGCTTTACCTGTTCGCCCGGCGGCACCGGCTGAGTTTTTGGTTGCTAGCCGATTGCCTTGTTCCCTCCCTCAGCCTTGGTCAGGGGATCGGACGTTGGGGCAACTTCTTCAACAATGAAGCCTACGGAAAGGTGTTGCCTCCGGATAGCCCTCTGTGGGTACAACTGCAGCTGCCTGATGGATCGCGCGTCCATCCCACTTTTTTGTACGAATCCCTCTGGAACTTTGGTCTCTTCGGGCTCCTGCTCTTTTTAAGCTACCGGCGCCAGCTTCCCCCCGGCACCCTCTTGGGCCTCTACCTGGTGGGGTACAGCCTGGGGCGCTTCTGGATCGAAGGCCTGCGCACCGATAGCCTCATGCTGGGATCCCTGCGGGTGGCGCAGGGGGTGAGCCTGTTGCTCATTGGAGCAGGCCTGGCCGCAATCTTGACAGCTCCCAAACGCGTTTCTGTTCACCCAAACGAGGCAACTTCCTCGCCTGGGATCCCCGCCCCAAAGGAGTTGTAA
- a CDS encoding cryptochrome/photolyase family protein: MIAPSVGPEGVWILADQLHPQQSALASLSTLSPDRVPVILIESHRWASSRNHHQQKLVLVWSAMRHFAQELQQRGYPVTYVEADSYAEPLQTWAKQHQLQQIRLMQPADIPVRDEIEKLRSTLPCPLLILENNHFLWTADQFIEWASGRKRLLLEDFYREGRRRFRILMDGPKPLGGRWNYDRENRHPPKPGMRYPRPLTFSPDAITQAVIAKVRQHYGHHFGSLEGFGWAVTRAQALQVLDHFIHERLPHFGPWQDAMQAGEDFLFHSLLSPYLNLGLLTPHEVIAAVEQAYHRGGIPLPSAEGFIRQILGWREYMRGFYEYQMPNGYAQNNFFGHQRPLPEFFWTGKTDMACLQHTLDQIRRHGYAHHIQRLMVLSNFALISGIQPQAVEAWFQDVFIDSYDWVMQPNVIGMGLFADGGMLSTKPYAASAQYIRKMSDYCRHCRYNPSEKVGKQACPINTLYWDFLLRQRSLLAPLGRMKWVLIHLDRMEPELKAQIQAQAAAWWDPLQSALDEQSPSHLQSV, encoded by the coding sequence ATGATCGCTCCATCTGTCGGCCCAGAAGGGGTTTGGATCCTTGCGGATCAACTCCACCCCCAGCAATCCGCCCTCGCTTCCCTCTCGACCCTATCCCCAGACCGAGTTCCCGTCATTCTCATCGAATCTCACCGGTGGGCCAGCTCCCGCAACCACCACCAGCAGAAACTGGTGCTGGTCTGGTCGGCCATGCGTCACTTTGCCCAAGAACTGCAACAGCGGGGCTACCCGGTCACCTACGTGGAAGCCGACAGCTATGCCGAGCCCCTGCAAACCTGGGCCAAGCAACATCAACTGCAGCAGATCCGCCTCATGCAGCCCGCCGATATTCCCGTCCGAGATGAAATAGAAAAGCTGAGATCCACCCTCCCTTGCCCCCTCCTGATCTTGGAAAACAACCACTTCCTCTGGACAGCTGATCAATTTATCGAGTGGGCCTCAGGCCGCAAGCGCCTGCTTCTGGAAGACTTTTACCGCGAAGGGCGAAGACGCTTCCGCATTCTCATGGATGGCCCCAAGCCCCTGGGCGGGCGCTGGAACTACGACCGGGAGAACCGCCATCCTCCCAAACCGGGAATGCGCTATCCTCGGCCCCTCACCTTTTCCCCCGATGCCATTACCCAGGCTGTCATCGCAAAAGTTAGGCAACACTACGGCCATCACTTCGGATCCTTAGAAGGATTTGGCTGGGCCGTCACCCGCGCCCAAGCCCTGCAAGTGCTTGATCATTTCATTCACGAGCGCTTGCCCCACTTCGGCCCCTGGCAAGACGCCATGCAAGCCGGGGAAGACTTCCTTTTCCACTCGCTGCTTTCTCCCTACCTCAACTTGGGCCTGCTCACCCCCCACGAAGTCATCGCTGCCGTCGAACAAGCCTACCATCGCGGCGGGATCCCCCTGCCCTCCGCCGAAGGCTTCATCCGCCAGATCCTGGGCTGGCGGGAGTACATGCGCGGCTTCTACGAATACCAGATGCCCAACGGCTATGCCCAGAACAACTTTTTTGGCCACCAGCGACCCCTGCCAGAGTTTTTTTGGACGGGCAAAACCGACATGGCCTGTCTGCAGCACACCCTGGATCAAATTCGCCGTCATGGTTATGCCCACCACATCCAGCGGCTAATGGTGCTCAGCAATTTCGCCCTCATCAGTGGCATTCAGCCCCAGGCAGTAGAAGCGTGGTTTCAGGATGTGTTTATCGACAGCTACGACTGGGTGATGCAGCCCAACGTCATCGGCATGGGCCTTTTTGCCGATGGGGGCATGCTCTCCACCAAACCCTATGCCGCCTCTGCTCAGTACATCCGCAAAATGAGTGACTACTGCCGCCATTGCCGCTACAATCCCAGCGAAAAGGTTGGCAAACAAGCCTGCCCCATCAATACGTTGTATTGGGACTTCCTGTTGCGTCAGCGATCCCTCTTAGCCCCCTTGGGCAGAATGAAATGGGTATTGATCCATTTGGATCGCATGGAACCGGAGCTAAAGGCCCAGATCCAGGCGCAAGCCGCTGCTTGGTGGGATCCCTTGCAATCTGCACTCGACGAACAGAGTCCATCTCATTTGCAATCTGTCTAA
- the hisA gene encoding 1-(5-phosphoribosyl)-5-[(5-phosphoribosylamino)methylideneamino]imidazole-4-carboxamide isomerase gives MPYTSAFLEVIPAIDLLQGRAVRLYQGDYAQAEQVADDPIQQAEAWAAQGAPRLHVVDLDGAKSGDPVNLPIIERIVRSLAIPVQVGGGIRSLERARQLLDLGVDRVIVGTLAVEDPDTLEAMTQAFPGRVWVGIDARQGQVATRGWLSTTPLRAPELVQRVQAQGAAGIIYTDISRDGTLAGPNLEQLRQILAVSQVPVIASGGIGSLTDLLALLSLPRLTGAILGKALYSGAISLQEALRAVGPGRWQDLPPETGSLWA, from the coding sequence ATGCCTTACACCAGCGCCTTCTTAGAGGTGATCCCCGCCATCGACCTTTTGCAGGGCCGCGCCGTGCGCCTTTACCAGGGGGATTACGCCCAGGCAGAACAGGTAGCCGACGACCCGATCCAACAGGCCGAAGCTTGGGCGGCACAGGGTGCTCCTCGCCTGCATGTGGTGGATTTGGACGGGGCCAAAAGCGGGGATCCAGTCAACCTGCCCATCATTGAGCGCATTGTCCGCAGCCTGGCCATCCCGGTGCAGGTGGGGGGTGGGATCCGATCCCTTGAACGGGCGCGGCAGTTGTTGGATTTGGGGGTGGATCGGGTGATCGTTGGCACCCTAGCCGTAGAGGATCCCGACACCCTGGAGGCTATGACCCAAGCCTTCCCCGGTCGGGTTTGGGTGGGGATCGACGCTCGGCAAGGGCAGGTGGCCACCCGCGGCTGGCTGAGCACCACTCCCCTGCGGGCTCCTGAGCTAGTGCAACGGGTGCAAGCCCAAGGAGCTGCCGGGATCATCTATACCGACATTAGCCGGGATGGCACCCTGGCCGGGCCCAATTTAGAACAGCTGCGCCAGATTCTAGCCGTCTCTCAAGTGCCTGTAATTGCTTCGGGAGGGATCGGCTCGCTGACCGATTTGCTGGCTTTGTTGAGCTTGCCCCGTTTGACAGGGGCCATTTTGGGCAAGGCCCTCTACTCAGGGGCGATCTCCTTGCAGGAAGCTTTGCGAGCAGTGGGGCCGGGCCGCTGGCAAGATCTACCGCCGGAAACCGGATCCCTGTGGGCCTAG
- the nrdR gene encoding transcriptional regulator NrdR — translation MKCPRCSKQEIRVLESRSAEGGQSVRRRRECMSCGYRFTTYERIEFMPIMVIKRDGSRESFNRNKILQGVMRACQKTPVTVRQMEELVNEIEEKLQLEDAQEVTSLRIGEMVLERLQHLSEVAYVRFASVYRQFQGIKDFVNELEQLEPPLRRDLERLLQDSSASDSESSGSPDLVGEYS, via the coding sequence ATGAAATGTCCCCGCTGCAGCAAACAAGAAATCCGAGTTTTGGAATCTCGTTCGGCAGAAGGTGGCCAGAGTGTGCGGCGGCGGCGAGAATGCATGTCCTGTGGCTACCGCTTCACCACCTATGAGCGCATCGAGTTCATGCCCATCATGGTCATTAAACGGGATGGATCCCGCGAAAGTTTCAACCGCAACAAGATCCTGCAAGGGGTGATGCGTGCCTGCCAAAAAACCCCCGTCACCGTCAGACAGATGGAAGAGCTGGTCAATGAGATCGAAGAAAAACTGCAATTGGAAGATGCCCAAGAGGTAACCAGCCTGCGCATCGGCGAGATGGTGCTGGAGCGCCTGCAACACCTAAGCGAGGTGGCCTACGTGCGCTTTGCCTCCGTTTATCGCCAGTTTCAGGGTATAAAAGACTTTGTCAATGAGCTGGAACAGTTGGAACCACCTCTGCGACGGGATCTGGAGCGGCTGCTGCAGGACTCCTCTGCCTCAGATTCCGAATCTTCAGGCTCCCCGGACTTGGTGGGAGAGTATTCGTGA
- a CDS encoding amidohydrolase family protein encodes MRLAVFLQRLGSGDGAALPAQQALWMATQGSAACLGLEGEIGSLEVGKKADLILLDLRVGTANRYAKKLATCL; translated from the coding sequence ATGCGGTTGGCGGTGTTTCTGCAGCGGTTGGGATCGGGGGATGGAGCTGCTCTGCCGGCGCAACAGGCTTTGTGGATGGCTACACAAGGCAGTGCCGCCTGTCTGGGTCTGGAAGGGGAAATCGGCAGCTTGGAGGTGGGCAAAAAAGCGGATTTGATCTTGCTGGATTTGCGCGTGGGCACCGCTAACCGCTATGCCAAAAAGCTCGCCACCTGCTTGTGA
- a CDS encoding pirin family protein has product MLTLRKREERGHVKLSWLDTYHSFSFGEYYDPRYMGFRALRVINDDRISPSAGFPTHGHRDMEIVTYVLEGILEHKDSLGTGSVIRPGEIQRMTAGTGIWHSEYNYSADEEVHLLQIWILPEQENLEPSYEQKATGLTEHPNEFCLVASRDGRQGSVIVHQDVNLYAGLIEPGHTICQYLDEKRYGWLQIARGDVTLDGLFLREGDGVAIARESELNLFSEEGAEVLLFDLA; this is encoded by the coding sequence ATGCTGACTTTGCGCAAGCGGGAAGAGAGGGGTCATGTCAAGCTCAGTTGGCTTGATACTTACCACTCATTTTCTTTTGGAGAGTACTACGACCCTCGCTACATGGGCTTCCGGGCTTTGCGGGTGATTAACGATGACCGAATCAGCCCGAGTGCTGGCTTTCCGACCCATGGGCACCGGGACATGGAGATCGTTACCTATGTTTTGGAAGGGATCCTTGAGCATAAAGACAGCTTGGGCACGGGATCTGTGATTCGTCCTGGTGAAATTCAACGGATGACGGCAGGCACAGGGATCTGGCACAGCGAGTACAACTACTCGGCAGATGAGGAGGTTCATCTGCTGCAAATTTGGATTTTGCCGGAGCAGGAAAACCTGGAGCCCAGCTATGAACAAAAAGCGACGGGTTTGACAGAGCATCCCAATGAGTTTTGTTTAGTTGCCTCTCGAGATGGGCGCCAGGGATCCGTAATTGTGCATCAGGATGTGAATCTCTACGCGGGGTTGATTGAGCCGGGACACACCATCTGCCAATATTTGGATGAGAAGCGCTACGGATGGCTGCAGATAGCTCGGGGCGATGTGACCCTGGATGGCTTGTTTTTGCGAGAAGGAGATGGCGTGGCTATTGCTAGGGAAAGCGAGCTCAACCTTTTCAGTGAAGAAGGGGCTGAGGTGCTGCTGTTTGATTTGGCCTGA
- the recA gene encoding recombinase RecA: protein MARKAVAVNTADDSDKLKSEKRKALEQVLSQIERNFGKGAIMRLGDATQMRVETIPSGAITLDLALGGGYPKGRIIEVFGPESSGKTSIALHAIAEVQKQGGTAAFVDAEHALDPTYAAALGVDIQNLLISQPDTGEAALEIVDQLVRSAAVDIVVVDSVAALVPRAEIEGDMGDAHVGLQARLMSQALRKIAGNVSKTGSIVLFLNQLRSKIGGIGYGPQETTTGGNALKFYASVRLDIRRVQTLKKGAEEYGIRARVKVVKNKVAPPFRRAEFDIIFGQGISNIGCIIDLADEMGILKRRGSWYSYKEENVAQGRDNLVVYLKENPELLAEVEAAVREKLSAGVTVSASRPAAMEEGEQEENEDAVFVEEEF from the coding sequence ATGGCCCGGAAAGCCGTTGCTGTGAACACTGCTGATGACTCGGACAAATTGAAGTCAGAAAAACGCAAAGCCCTGGAGCAGGTGTTAAGCCAGATCGAGCGGAATTTCGGCAAAGGGGCAATCATGCGCCTGGGAGATGCCACCCAGATGCGGGTGGAGACCATACCCAGTGGGGCCATCACCCTCGACTTGGCCTTGGGCGGAGGTTACCCAAAAGGGCGGATTATCGAAGTCTTTGGGCCGGAATCTTCTGGGAAAACTTCAATTGCCCTACATGCCATCGCCGAAGTGCAAAAACAAGGGGGAACGGCAGCTTTTGTGGATGCGGAACATGCGCTGGATCCCACTTACGCAGCAGCTTTGGGGGTTGATATTCAAAACCTGTTGATCTCCCAGCCGGACACGGGGGAGGCCGCCCTGGAGATCGTCGATCAGTTGGTGCGCTCTGCGGCTGTGGATATTGTGGTGGTGGATTCGGTGGCAGCGTTGGTGCCCCGTGCCGAGATCGAGGGGGATATGGGAGACGCCCATGTGGGATTGCAGGCCCGCCTGATGAGCCAAGCGCTGCGCAAGATTGCCGGAAATGTCAGCAAAACCGGATCCATCGTTCTTTTCTTAAACCAATTGCGCTCCAAAATTGGCGGCATAGGCTATGGCCCCCAGGAGACCACCACCGGCGGCAATGCCCTTAAGTTTTATGCGTCGGTGCGGCTGGATATTCGCCGCGTTCAAACCCTGAAAAAAGGTGCGGAAGAATACGGGATCCGAGCGCGGGTCAAGGTGGTGAAAAACAAAGTTGCCCCCCCTTTCCGGCGGGCAGAATTTGACATCATTTTCGGCCAAGGGATCTCCAACATCGGCTGCATCATCGATCTGGCAGATGAGATGGGCATTCTCAAGCGGCGCGGCTCTTGGTACAGCTACAAGGAGGAAAATGTTGCCCAAGGAAGGGACAATCTGGTTGTCTACTTGAAGGAAAACCCAGAGCTCCTAGCGGAGGTGGAAGCGGCTGTGCGGGAGAAACTTTCTGCGGGGGTGACGGTTTCCGCCAGCCGGCCGGCAGCGATGGAGGAGGGAGAGCAGGAAGAGAATGAGGATGCGGTCTTTGTAGAGGAAGAGTTTTGA
- a CDS encoding LysR family transcriptional regulator produces MKAITLHQLQIFEVAARHLSFTRAAEELYLTQPTISMQIKQLSKAVGLPLFEQVGKRLYLTEAGQALHQTCEKIFEQLNQFEMTLADLKGLKQGRLSIGVVTTAKYFIPRLLGPFCQQYPGIDVALKVLNRQQVLERMSNNMDDLYVMGMPPEDLDVVAQPFLENPLVVMASIHHPLVGQKGIPLARIAQEPFLAREPGSGTRMAVERLFDKHNLKLNIRMEIGSSEAIRQGIVGGLGISVLSQHVLALGGWQHHLAILDVEEFPIRGFWHLVYLRSKRLSVVAKAFADFLLSQVSQMELDFVAKEQHKSNSSPNPELFSGKEAEAQPRALVATPGSPQSRE; encoded by the coding sequence ATGAAGGCCATTACCTTGCACCAACTGCAAATCTTCGAGGTTGCCGCTCGTCACTTGAGCTTTACCCGCGCTGCCGAAGAGCTCTACCTGACCCAGCCCACGATTTCCATGCAGATCAAGCAATTGAGCAAAGCTGTAGGGTTGCCGCTGTTTGAACAGGTGGGCAAGCGGCTGTATCTCACCGAAGCGGGGCAAGCTTTACACCAAACCTGCGAGAAGATTTTTGAACAATTGAATCAATTTGAGATGACCCTTGCCGACCTGAAGGGGTTAAAGCAGGGACGGCTGAGCATTGGAGTGGTCACCACTGCCAAATACTTTATTCCCCGTCTTCTGGGGCCATTTTGTCAGCAGTATCCCGGCATTGACGTAGCTCTTAAGGTGCTCAACCGCCAGCAGGTTTTGGAGCGGATGAGCAACAACATGGACGATCTCTACGTGATGGGGATGCCGCCAGAAGATCTGGACGTGGTGGCACAACCTTTTCTGGAAAATCCTTTGGTGGTGATGGCCTCTATTCATCATCCCCTGGTGGGCCAAAAGGGGATCCCTCTGGCGCGCATTGCCCAAGAACCTTTTTTAGCCCGTGAACCCGGCTCCGGCACCCGCATGGCTGTAGAGCGGCTCTTCGACAAGCATAACCTGAAACTCAACATCCGCATGGAGATAGGCAGCAGCGAAGCCATTCGCCAGGGCATTGTGGGTGGATTGGGCATTTCGGTTTTGTCTCAGCATGTGTTGGCCTTGGGGGGGTGGCAGCATCATCTGGCTATTTTGGATGTGGAAGAGTTTCCCATTCGGGGGTTCTGGCATTTGGTCTATTTGCGCTCTAAACGTCTTTCGGTGGTGGCCAAAGCTTTTGCCGACTTTCTTCTTTCCCAGGTTTCTCAAATGGAGCTGGACTTTGTGGCTAAAGAGCAGCACAAATCCAATTCAAGTCCCAATCCTGAACTGTTTTCTGGCAAAGAGGCTGAAGCACAGCCGAGAGCTCTTGTCGCAACCCCCGGATCCCCTCAAAGTCGTGAGTGA